Proteins from a genomic interval of Corvus moneduloides isolate bCorMon1 chromosome 6, bCorMon1.pri, whole genome shotgun sequence:
- the ACP2 gene encoding lysosomal acid phosphatase — protein MAGGRDGAVLLLLALCLQPPPARARSLRFVTLVYRHGDRSPIKAFPRDPYQESAWPQGFGQLTQVGMRQQWELGQALRRRYRDFLSDTYRRQEIFIRSTDCDRTLMSAEANLAGLYPPGGQQMFNPNISWQPIPVHTVPESDERLLKFPLTPCPRYEQLQTETRHSAEYINKTKENWQFLQMVAKETGIRDISLESVWSVYDTLFCEQTHKMDLPAWVTPDVMTQLKQLKDFGFEFLFGIHNRVEKARLQGGVLLDHIRKNLTKAANVSAHQNLKLLAYSAHDTTLVALQMALDVYNKIQAPYASCHLFELYQEDDGNFSVEMFYRNESGKEPFPLTIPDCQHKCPLQRFLELTDPVVPQDWEQECKVSSSMHDTELFVGLAVCGSILLLLTILLLTVLFRIQSQPPGYRHVSNEGEEQA, from the exons ATGGCGGGCGGGAGGGACGGTGCTGTCCTGTTGCTCCTGGCGCTGTGCCTGCAGCCGCCGCCTGCCCGGGCCCGCAGCCTCCGCTTCGTGACGCTG GTGTACCGGCACGGAGACCGCTCGCCCATCAAGGCCTTCCCGCGGGACCCGTACCAGGAGAGCGCCTGGCCCCAGGGATTCGGGCAGCTCACGCAG GTGGGGATGcggcagcagtgggagctgggccaggcCCTGCGGCGGCGCTACCGCGACTTCCTCAGCGACACGTACCGGCGGCAGGAG ATCTTCATCCGCAGCACGGACTGTGATCGGACACTGATGAGTGCAGAGGCCAATCTGGCAGGCCTCTATCCCCCAGGAGGACAACAGATGTTCAACCCTAACATCTCCTGGCAGCCTATCCCTGTGCACACAGTGCCTGAGTCTGATGAAAGA CTACTGAAGTTCCCTTTGACCCCTTGTCCACGGTATGAACAGCTACAGACTGAAACACGGCACTCAGCAGAATACATAAATAAGACCAAAGAGAATTGG CAATTCCTGCAGATGGTGGCAAAGGAGACTGGGATCCGGGATATCTCTCTCGAGAGTGTATGGAGTGTGTATGACACCCTGTTCTGTGAA caaacacacaaaatggATTTGCCTGCATGGGTGACACCAGATGTCATGACACAGTTGAAGCAACTAAAAGACTTTGGTTTTGAATTTCTGTTTGGGATCCACAATCGGGTAGAAAAAGCTCGTCTGCAAGGCG GGGTCCTGCTGGATCACATAAGGAAAAATCTAACCAAAGCAGCAAATGTTTCTGCCCATCAGAACCTAAAACTACTTGCCTATTCAGCA CATGACACCACACTTGTGGCACTGCAGATGGCTCTAGATGTCTACAACAAGATCCAAGCACCATACGCCTCATGTCATTTATTTGAGCTGTACCAAGAGGATGATGG TAACTTCTCTGTGGAGATGTTTTACCGGAATGAGAGtgggaaggaacctttcccACTGACAATCCCTGACTGTCAGCATAAATGTCCACTGCAAAGGTTCTTGGAACTCACAGATCCTGTTGTTCCCCAAGACTGGGAGCAAGAATGCAAGGTATCAAGCAGCATGCACGACACAG AACTCTTTGTGGGTTTGGCTGTGTGTGGATCCATTCTCCTTCTCCTTACTATTCTCCTCTTGACTGTACTCTTTCGCATACAGTCTCAGCCCCCTGGCTACCGGCATGTTTCCAATGAAGGTGAAGAGCAGGCCTGA